In Lathyrus oleraceus cultivar Zhongwan6 chromosome 2, CAAS_Psat_ZW6_1.0, whole genome shotgun sequence, the DNA window TGATTTCTATCTTGTCGACTTAAAAACTTCATTTTACAAAAACCAAGAAAAAGTGAAAAACAATAATGAGATTACAATCATATCACCCATTTGGAAAACCAACTGTAGAGGATATTTTCAATTCAAATCTGAAAAGTCTCCAATAAAAAGACATCACAGATCAAACTTTATTATCCTAAAACAAACATACAAGTTAAAGACAAAATAATAATTCATGTTTCTGAATCGTTGAccaccacaaaaaatttcaggttcaAAACCAGCACTCACAATACAATATTGGACAAGCAAAACCATCACTCACAATACTGATATATAATGTGCTTCTTGCTAGTTAACAATTACATGTAATGTAATTGTGTTGAGTGCTGTGTTTAGGATGAAGAAAGTAGAAGTGGTGTTTATCCCTTCTCCAGGTGTGGGACATCTAGCATCCACCCTTGAGTTCGCTAAGCTTCTTATCAACCGTGATAACCGTCTCAGTATAACCGTCTTGGTCATCAAGTTTCCAAACACTGATGAACAAGTACGAGCCCTTTCGTCCTCCTTCGATTTAGAAAATCTCCATGTCATTAACCTCCCTGAATGTACTCATGTTTCCTCCACTACTGATGGAAGTTACTCTGCCGGTGCTCTCGCTGAAACCCAAAAACCAAACGTTAAAGAAGTTGTTGCCAAAATCAATGGACAACTTGCTGCTTTCGTTGTTGACATGTTTTGTACCACCATGATTGATGTTGCCAACGACTTTGGTGTCCCGTCCCTTCTCTACTTCACTTCTGGTATTGCTTACCTTGGTTTGGTGCTTCATCTTCACAGACTTATCGAAAACAACTTAGAAGCGACTCGATTGTTGTTGCAGCAGGACGAGTTGGACATCCCGAGTTTCTCAAATCCAGTTCCTACAAACACATTGCCCACTGTGGTGCTCCGCAAGAAGTGGGAATCAGCTTTCATCAATCATGGCAGAGGACTCAAGAAAGCTAGTGGTTTTATAGTAAACTCGTTTCATGAGCTAGAACCACATGCGGCTCACTCATTCTTGGAAGACCCGGGTCTACGTAGTATACCCATATATCCGGTGGGCCCCATATTAAACCTTGAGACCAAACCCAAGCCTAATGGTATTGTTGATTCTAATGACACAATTAAGTGGCTCGATGATCAACCTCAATCTTCAGTAATTTTCATCTGCTTTGGGAGCATGGGTGCTTTTGATGAGGATCAGGTTAGGGAGATTGCATGTGCTATTGAGAAAAGTAGAGCCCGCTTCCTGTGGTCCATGCGGAAACCTCCGCCAAAGGGAACCATGGGTCTGGTGTCTGATTATCCTTTTTCTGATTTGGTCGCAGTTTTACCTGAAGGGTTCTTAGACCGAACAGTAGAGATTGGAAAGGTCATTGGATGGGCACCTCAGGTCCAAGTACTCGCCCATCCAGCCACTGGAGGCTTCATTTCGCACTGCGGTTGGAATTCGACTCTTGAAAGCATATATTATGGTGTGCCTATTGCCACATGGCCACTCTTAGCTGAGCAACAGACCAATGCTTTTGAGCTCGTGCGGGAGCTGAAGATGGGTGTGGAGATTGCCTTGGATTATAGGATGGAGTATGATGTTGGACCTGACTATCTTTTGACTGCAGACAAAATTGAGAGAGGAATAAGAAGTGTGATGAATAAGAATGGAGAGATAAGGAAGAAAGTAAAAGAAATGAGTGAACAAAGTAGGAAGACATTGTTAGAGGGTGGATCTTCCTACACTTGTTTAAGTCATTTGATTGATTATATTATTAATCAAGTGTAAAACTATGCACCTGACTACATACAAAATGGTTGGAGGGTAATAGTTGAATTACTAAATAAATCTACTCAGCTTGACTTCACTTCATAGAAAAGAGGCGTGTTTTACAAAATTGTGTACAAAAATTACAATTAATTGAGAAATCCAAAAATTCCAAATACAATAGTCTCAGAATTTGGGTTGGGTCTTAACTTATTCCTACAAAATTGTCTTTGTAAAAAGAGAATTTCCCTCATTTATAAACACAACACGGATTATATCTTTAAGCAGTGTGGGATTAAATTCACCCCTTCAAACCCAATATAATGAATGTGATGGAGGCTGCAGTGAAGGCAAGTCAAATGCCACAATTAAGACGACTAAGGACAGACTGCAATGAAGGCGGAAATTCCAACACACTATCTCACGTTCGGGCCTCAATGAACACAGAGCGTGGACGACGCAGGAAGCCCAACAACGGGTCTAGGATACGCTATGATACCATCTTAGAATTTATGTTGGGCATAACTCATTCTTACAAAACCGACTTCTAGGATGAGGGTGTCACTCAATATAGGCTTTGTTTGGTAAAAATAGCGGTCGATGGCTTATAGCTTATGATTGATGGTTGATGACTAATAGCTTATATCTTATGGCTGATCAATGACGATGACTTATAGTTGATAAGCTAATTGAAGTGTTTGGTAAACTTAACGGTTCAATTAGTTGataaattaaaatgacataaaagACATTTAATATATTGgttttaaattaaaataaattataaaggGTAGTAGTGggttttaattaaaataataaagacAAAAGTGGAAAAAAAATTATAAGCTATAAACTATAAGATAAAAcgctatttgaaatagcttctGAAAAATAACTATAAGTTAGTAAAATAAGCTAAAAGTTTGTGATACCAACCAGGTCTTTTATTTTGTCATATGACCTTATAAACTATAAATTATAAACTCAAAAAATGTCATGCCAAACAGTACCATAAACTCTTTCAATGCTCTATGTTTATCCAATGTGGGATTTGAAATTTTCCAAATACACACC includes these proteins:
- the LOC127117461 gene encoding putative UDP-glucose flavonoid 3-O-glucosyltransferase 3, producing MKKVEVVFIPSPGVGHLASTLEFAKLLINRDNRLSITVLVIKFPNTDEQVRALSSSFDLENLHVINLPECTHVSSTTDGSYSAGALAETQKPNVKEVVAKINGQLAAFVVDMFCTTMIDVANDFGVPSLLYFTSGIAYLGLVLHLHRLIENNLEATRLLLQQDELDIPSFSNPVPTNTLPTVVLRKKWESAFINHGRGLKKASGFIVNSFHELEPHAAHSFLEDPGLRSIPIYPVGPILNLETKPKPNGIVDSNDTIKWLDDQPQSSVIFICFGSMGAFDEDQVREIACAIEKSRARFLWSMRKPPPKGTMGLVSDYPFSDLVAVLPEGFLDRTVEIGKVIGWAPQVQVLAHPATGGFISHCGWNSTLESIYYGVPIATWPLLAEQQTNAFELVRELKMGVEIALDYRMEYDVGPDYLLTADKIERGIRSVMNKNGEIRKKVKEMSEQSRKTLLEGGSSYTCLSHLIDYIINQV